The following are encoded in a window of Streptomyces sp. 11x1 genomic DNA:
- the dpdG gene encoding protein DpdG translates to MAVLNPPRSLPALGRAIINFLTGSRRAWTEEELIEAFRPPGLNEDSSSFEGVAHTLYTFRSIGMLCSDTDGVITVSDSVAVRGGTLSPVAFRRALQRHALDLDRDGDPWQTGPGESLTGGARDLLRAMSWFLAQDALGRPLAWTSGVQALQQAQFPDLDNDTWGITNDTRWGAVTRWGPALGLTAPSLVQARSGLVPLPVVAINDVLDELPAGQVPIGDFLGQLATKLPVLHGGLVRASLVASLPDGDPDPGIAQDCADSSVGQALRILQDRGRLVFDTLPDADGIRLSRFDSQRQTHVTLVQGGKR, encoded by the coding sequence CCCCCCGCGAAGCCTTCCGGCCCTTGGCCGCGCCATCATCAACTTCCTCACCGGATCCCGACGGGCCTGGACCGAGGAAGAGCTGATCGAGGCGTTCAGACCGCCGGGCCTGAACGAGGACAGCTCCTCTTTTGAAGGCGTCGCGCACACCCTCTACACCTTCCGGTCGATCGGGATGCTCTGCAGTGACACGGACGGTGTGATCACCGTGAGCGACAGCGTCGCTGTCCGGGGAGGCACACTGTCGCCTGTGGCGTTCCGCCGCGCGCTTCAAAGGCATGCCCTCGATCTGGACCGCGACGGTGACCCGTGGCAGACGGGCCCGGGGGAGAGCCTCACCGGTGGGGCGCGTGATCTGCTGAGGGCGATGTCGTGGTTCCTTGCGCAGGATGCGCTCGGGCGTCCCCTGGCGTGGACCAGCGGCGTTCAGGCCCTCCAGCAGGCGCAGTTCCCGGACCTGGACAATGACACCTGGGGCATCACCAACGACACGCGATGGGGTGCAGTCACCCGATGGGGACCGGCACTTGGCCTCACGGCGCCTTCGCTTGTGCAAGCCAGATCGGGACTTGTGCCCCTCCCCGTCGTGGCGATCAACGACGTCTTGGACGAACTGCCTGCCGGACAGGTGCCCATCGGTGACTTCCTGGGCCAGCTGGCGACCAAACTGCCTGTGCTGCATGGCGGTCTGGTCCGCGCCTCCCTCGTGGCGTCCCTTCCCGACGGAGACCCTGACCCGGGCATCGCGCAAGATTGCGCCGACAGTTCGGTAGGTCAGGCACTGCGCATCCTGCAGGACCGCGGCCGGCTTGTCTTCGACACCCTGCCGGACGCCGACGGCATTCGGCTGTCGCGATTCGACAGCCAACGTCAAACGCACGTCACGCTGGTTCAAGGAGGAAAGCGATGA
- the dpdK gene encoding phospholipase D-like domain-containing protein DpdK, protein MRRITTVGAGETRQLTDLLQNLLVAELLAPSSRLWVLSPWISDIAVIDNAAGQFKSVLPALPARPIRLTEVLIELARRGSDVRVIMRDDPRNAITGQRLNDLAPVGPRPTLLIRNTLHDKGMVSDRFHVHGSMNFTFFGQKVNQEGVTVVSDPDQIARAWVEYQNRYQLP, encoded by the coding sequence ATGAGAAGGATCACCACCGTCGGGGCCGGCGAGACCCGACAGCTCACCGATCTGCTGCAGAACCTTCTGGTGGCCGAGTTGCTGGCTCCGTCAAGTCGCCTGTGGGTACTGTCCCCGTGGATTTCCGACATTGCCGTCATCGACAATGCAGCCGGACAGTTCAAGAGCGTGCTCCCCGCCTTGCCGGCCCGGCCCATCCGGCTGACGGAAGTACTCATCGAACTCGCCCGCCGTGGCTCGGACGTCCGAGTGATCATGCGCGACGATCCACGCAACGCCATCACAGGACAACGCCTCAACGACCTCGCCCCGGTGGGGCCACGGCCGACCCTACTCATCCGGAACACACTGCACGACAAAGGCATGGTGAGCGATAGATTCCACGTTCACGGCTCGATGAACTTCACCTTCTTCGGCCAGAAAGTGAACCAGGAAGGCGTCACCGTCGTATCCGACCCCGACCAGATCGCCCGCGCCTGGGTCGAATACCAGAACAGGTACCAATTGCCATGA
- the dpdJ gene encoding protein DpdJ, giving the protein MTPETESEILDVLEAHEDPLLSWGVVDGGFTDDELHTHIDDILMKCGELDTAQEAIEDLEDKGLIIRDDSVTPSRWRTRNGETLRLLARLRQIFPSGDPATAWRQGAALVSDFRYARRPRAYPRRDQARHAVIDGTDALHDLYRQVIDAMTRRGPKHADLSGFQVRASRQIFTALQSNITTATVVGAGTGSGKTLAFYLPAFAYLTGLKDKSAWTRALAVYPRNELLKDQLNTAFANARRLDHLWTKTNGRPMTIGVLNKDTPTSMKSLTASYSAWTKRAEGFQCPHFTCPGNGYTVCGGTLFWSEQDARTRTERLTCGTCTRVFDDSVLVLTRQRMSQRPPDVLFTTTEMLNRGLSDLSLGKLLGVGAAKKPRLMLLDEIHTYSGTTGAQAALVLRRWHHSLRSPVTFVGLSATLSNAVRHMADLTGVDDGLVTNIEPGADEMEYEGAEYMVAVRSDPTSGASVLSTTIQTAMLLPRVLDHPAERTSQGLLGTKAFVFTDDLDVTNRLFFYLLDAEGQRYRSPRTQQFKDPLASMRRPGQDGLTDQRRAGQVWDLPVKLGHALGRPGLNVSRTTSQDAGVDTASQLVVATASLEVGFDDPDVGAVLQHKAPRGVAAFLQRKGRAGRSRRMRPYTVVVLSDYGRDRATYEAWDALFDPVLPELVLPIRNRAVLRIQATLAMLDWLAEQLQPVHQYAKLWRDLKDLADPDYPDNRKVQQTAVAILRDLLRDPGRQRSLRLWIEGALQVPEELAAEILWHPPRPLIMAAVPTLARRLDNEWAIAEDHTYVKGKDMMGRNPLPDFFPENLFSELALPEGYVVIPPQQPWEKEPELQAMGLAQMLREYAPGRVSRRFATRNLEHRHWIPIPYGERETVMDLAPVLQAHHREETATVEVSGVPTPIPIVRPDRVELQLAPPELKDASNAALVWRSQFLERGLGLVARLPLSDPIGGLIGEARFFLHAQNAHVEVRRLAVQSEASLVFARGGEARVKAQFSLDDERVGLGATYDVDGLRLTITVPDVITPPGDLDPALRSAWFQHVLTNDPELLEQMNKFQLEWLHQTIECMLLMSAVTDGTPLPHAYETVRDTFADRLTDTLRAMFRSSDVEESESATLGRVGERLRQLLADKDIVARLDHLTDQVWNPDPAQFQAWLRQRVLATLGQAALWAAREICPEHDPEGIIVDVEPGYAADGTWRRGQVWLTEASIGGGGIIEALATRVRPDPRRFLRLIMRAVQPSTSELVDAHMRRIVRYTTERSDWLDLVAQYRSSATQADRVKNLDRIRAQLRASGIHGAEQAVVSSLANRLLRPGSTAQTDQALHTLIDEWEIQEQRLGLEISPRTWAYLMRHRYDLDAGLNLSANSSDRQRIDAIQSALWPRGWAIRSGALQSWNPYFDNWPAAPDLLRGLFTSTDDLISVTDPDADNLVRTRLAQQGSAQLIALPEDVTVLAGMLVDLSIRAIETDFLQVFPRVVEIDHRSEGSVVATLELAEVSA; this is encoded by the coding sequence GTGACTCCTGAAACCGAGAGTGAAATCCTCGACGTTCTCGAAGCACATGAGGACCCCCTGCTGTCCTGGGGCGTTGTCGACGGCGGATTCACCGACGACGAACTCCACACCCATATCGATGACATCCTCATGAAGTGCGGCGAACTCGACACCGCCCAAGAGGCAATCGAGGACCTCGAGGACAAGGGCCTGATCATCCGTGATGATTCGGTCACGCCGTCACGGTGGCGTACCCGTAACGGCGAGACGCTGCGTCTGCTGGCCCGACTGCGCCAGATCTTCCCCTCCGGCGACCCGGCGACGGCCTGGCGCCAAGGTGCCGCTCTCGTCTCGGACTTCCGCTACGCACGGCGCCCCCGTGCCTACCCCCGGCGCGACCAGGCCAGACACGCAGTCATCGACGGCACCGATGCGCTCCACGACCTCTACCGCCAGGTCATCGATGCCATGACCCGGCGAGGGCCCAAACACGCCGACCTCAGCGGGTTCCAGGTCCGCGCCAGCCGTCAGATCTTCACGGCCCTGCAGTCCAACATCACCACCGCCACAGTCGTGGGTGCCGGCACGGGAAGCGGCAAGACACTCGCCTTCTACCTGCCGGCCTTCGCCTACCTGACGGGACTCAAGGACAAGTCGGCATGGACGCGCGCGCTGGCCGTCTACCCGCGCAATGAACTCCTCAAGGACCAACTCAACACCGCTTTTGCGAACGCCCGGCGACTCGACCACCTGTGGACGAAGACCAACGGCCGGCCCATGACCATCGGGGTGCTCAACAAGGACACCCCGACCAGCATGAAAAGCCTGACAGCCTCCTACTCCGCATGGACGAAGCGGGCTGAAGGCTTTCAGTGCCCTCACTTCACCTGTCCCGGCAACGGATACACCGTGTGCGGGGGAACACTGTTTTGGTCCGAGCAGGACGCCAGGACCAGAACGGAACGCCTGACCTGCGGCACCTGCACGCGCGTGTTCGACGACTCCGTGCTGGTCCTGACCCGGCAGCGGATGAGCCAGCGGCCTCCGGACGTGCTGTTCACCACCACCGAGATGCTCAACCGCGGTCTGTCCGACCTGTCGCTGGGCAAACTGCTCGGTGTCGGCGCGGCCAAGAAACCCCGCTTGATGCTGCTCGACGAGATCCACACCTACAGCGGCACCACCGGCGCCCAGGCAGCCCTCGTCCTGCGGCGCTGGCACCACTCTCTGCGCAGTCCGGTCACCTTCGTCGGCTTGTCCGCGACGCTGTCGAACGCCGTTCGCCACATGGCCGATCTGACGGGCGTTGACGATGGACTCGTCACCAACATCGAACCGGGCGCAGACGAAATGGAGTACGAGGGCGCCGAATACATGGTCGCAGTGCGCAGCGACCCGACCAGCGGCGCCTCCGTGCTGTCCACCACCATCCAGACAGCGATGCTCCTCCCGCGCGTCCTCGACCACCCGGCAGAGCGCACATCCCAGGGACTTCTGGGCACCAAGGCGTTCGTCTTCACCGATGACCTCGATGTCACCAACCGGCTCTTCTTCTACCTCCTCGACGCGGAAGGCCAGCGCTACCGCAGCCCCCGTACCCAGCAGTTCAAAGACCCCCTGGCATCCATGCGCCGTCCCGGCCAAGACGGCCTCACCGACCAGCGGCGCGCCGGCCAGGTCTGGGACCTGCCGGTGAAACTGGGCCACGCACTCGGCCGCCCGGGCCTGAACGTGAGCCGGACCACCTCGCAGGACGCAGGAGTCGACACAGCCTCCCAACTCGTCGTCGCAACGGCCTCGCTCGAGGTCGGCTTCGACGATCCAGACGTCGGTGCCGTGCTGCAGCACAAGGCGCCCCGCGGCGTCGCCGCATTCCTGCAGCGCAAGGGCCGAGCCGGCCGAAGCCGCCGCATGCGCCCGTACACCGTAGTTGTGCTCTCCGACTACGGGCGTGACCGTGCCACCTACGAGGCTTGGGATGCACTGTTCGATCCCGTCCTGCCCGAACTGGTGCTTCCCATCCGCAACCGCGCGGTCCTCCGCATACAAGCCACCCTGGCGATGCTTGACTGGCTGGCAGAACAACTGCAACCCGTTCACCAGTACGCAAAGCTGTGGCGGGACTTGAAGGATCTCGCCGATCCGGACTACCCGGACAACCGCAAGGTTCAGCAGACTGCCGTCGCCATTCTGCGCGACCTGCTGCGCGACCCCGGCCGCCAGCGCAGCCTCCGTCTGTGGATCGAAGGCGCACTCCAGGTCCCGGAGGAGTTGGCCGCCGAGATCCTGTGGCACCCCCCTCGCCCCCTCATAATGGCGGCCGTGCCCACCCTGGCACGACGACTGGACAACGAGTGGGCCATTGCCGAGGACCACACGTACGTCAAGGGTAAGGACATGATGGGCAGAAACCCGCTGCCCGACTTCTTCCCCGAGAACCTCTTCAGCGAACTCGCACTTCCCGAAGGGTACGTGGTCATACCCCCGCAGCAGCCGTGGGAGAAGGAGCCTGAACTCCAGGCGATGGGCCTGGCTCAGATGCTGCGCGAATACGCACCTGGACGGGTGTCACGGCGCTTCGCCACCCGCAACCTCGAGCACCGGCACTGGATCCCCATTCCCTACGGGGAGCGTGAGACCGTCATGGATCTCGCCCCTGTCCTCCAGGCGCACCACCGGGAGGAGACGGCCACCGTCGAAGTCAGCGGAGTCCCCACCCCCATCCCGATCGTCCGTCCCGACAGGGTGGAACTCCAACTCGCACCGCCAGAACTCAAGGATGCTTCCAACGCGGCCCTGGTCTGGCGATCCCAGTTCCTGGAGAGGGGCCTCGGCCTGGTCGCCCGCCTTCCCCTGTCGGACCCCATCGGCGGCCTCATCGGTGAAGCGCGCTTCTTCCTTCACGCTCAAAACGCCCACGTCGAGGTCCGCCGTCTTGCAGTCCAGAGCGAGGCCAGTTTGGTCTTTGCCCGGGGCGGCGAAGCCCGCGTCAAAGCACAGTTCTCGCTCGATGACGAGCGGGTCGGTCTCGGAGCCACCTACGACGTGGACGGCCTGCGCCTGACCATCACGGTGCCAGACGTGATTACTCCACCGGGAGACCTCGACCCAGCCCTGCGCAGCGCCTGGTTCCAGCACGTTTTGACGAATGACCCCGAACTGCTGGAACAGATGAACAAGTTCCAGTTGGAATGGCTGCACCAGACCATCGAGTGCATGCTGCTGATGTCCGCCGTGACCGACGGCACGCCGCTTCCCCACGCCTACGAGACGGTGCGGGACACCTTCGCTGACCGACTGACGGACACCCTGAGGGCAATGTTCCGCAGTTCGGACGTCGAGGAGAGCGAGTCCGCCACACTCGGTCGAGTGGGTGAGCGACTGCGCCAACTCCTCGCCGACAAAGACATCGTCGCCCGCTTGGACCACCTTACGGATCAGGTCTGGAACCCTGATCCTGCACAGTTCCAGGCCTGGCTGCGCCAGCGTGTCCTCGCCACGCTTGGACAGGCGGCCCTGTGGGCCGCCCGGGAGATCTGTCCCGAGCACGACCCTGAAGGCATCATCGTCGACGTAGAGCCCGGCTACGCTGCCGACGGCACATGGCGCCGCGGCCAGGTCTGGCTCACCGAAGCCTCGATCGGCGGCGGCGGAATCATCGAAGCGCTGGCAACGCGCGTCCGCCCCGATCCGCGGCGGTTCCTGCGGCTGATCATGAGAGCCGTCCAGCCCTCCACCAGCGAACTGGTCGACGCGCACATGCGGCGGATCGTGCGCTACACCACTGAGCGCAGCGACTGGCTCGACCTCGTTGCGCAGTACCGAAGTTCGGCGACGCAGGCAGACCGTGTGAAAAACCTCGACCGCATACGGGCGCAGTTGCGCGCCTCAGGCATCCATGGTGCGGAACAGGCTGTCGTCTCGAGCCTGGCAAACCGCCTGCTCCGGCCCGGATCGACCGCACAGACGGACCAGGCACTTCACACCCTTATCGACGAGTGGGAGATCCAAGAGCAGCGTCTGGGCCTTGAAATCTCGCCGCGTACCTGGGCTTATCTGATGCGTCATAGGTACGACTTGGACGCCGGACTGAACCTGTCCGCGAACTCCTCAGACCGCCAACGTATCGACGCCATCCAAAGCGCACTGTGGCCACGCGGATGGGCCATACGCTCCGGAGCTCTGCAGTCGTGGAACCCCTACTTCGACAATTGGCCGGCTGCACCCGATCTGCTTCGGGGGCTGTTCACGTCCACAGACGACCTCATCAGTGTGACAGATCCCGACGCGGACAACCTGGTGCGCACACGCCTGGCCCAACAGGGATCCGCCCAACTCATCGCACTCCCCGAGGACGTAACCGTTTTGGCGGGCATGCTGGTGGATCTGTCGATCCGCGCCATCGAAACGGACTTCCTCCAGGTGTTCCCACGAGTCGTCGAGATCGACCACCGCTCCGAGGGCAGCGTCGTGGCCACCCTCGAACTTGCCGAGGTGTCCGCATGA
- the dpdH gene encoding protein DpdH: MTWRGTLPAACWEAREAPAIIPVEAESTSNGVFLATHSSIPILLRDQVDSAIGGTVVDEHSLRRAVEELPADQPIIPILGKSGTGKSHLIRWLRINLKPNDATRLIFVPKHRMSLRGILELILEHATSERAEELRAKVAAASDAAADETTAQLRLRNELAVLVETRGADKDGTPEENDLRAFLASAEGLPALLGDPVFRRRLLADNGPIARLVREKLSGKGSEDKEDAFGFSAADLDLSVDDVSKAGADAASVASALASDAPLRDLAAKMLNEQLGPAVSEVFGIGGDDLKQLLVELRLDLHKQGLELLLLIEDFSIFQGIQGGLIDAITLLPTETLALCPMRVVMAVTTGYFVNQMPETVYTRTYKVFDLELPADKTAPFDPAGFAARYLNAVRVGSKEIDRHRTDERPEPNHCLQCPVRDKCHQAFGEVEGVGLFPFSRTALDRAIRSQSKGDAFVARDVLTRVLRPVLHRDQTELDEGRFPSAGFENDFHIGALDILDNVEDHVRLRTPGDPALSERRVRMVRFWGTGHGPQNLHPAIHEAFAVPPLPDLTTEQQTLPHQSSRQKPSLPVDKTRQASVVADPPPPPPPSPAASKPPLVQAVDEWHNSGKLLQSHRNELRKIVHTAVIGCLGLEDGYGGDSGDWTKGRAELAPSFDANTSIALDGSGLQTALISIDHRNVEDVRVLRALAWVNAKESWENVEQGDALQSLCVNKVQEWADSVSAFLLPPQGDDAELARLAHALLSVSRALGIADSYKSDALSRVKALFASPPRLADATQRPYTRRLQDRFANADPKADRNLLQRRLLRLTSYRQGTGKPLAVDLPRLVRVVRDDAAAAPWPEHVPEQIRNLADGIEKRVTTLDPLLDETRRLVPDVSDLGGDVAEVAHALTTLLSDLASLGQSANSINAPALQGAAKSVKAGDLKKVRDLSEGLDAWPTLTADQRLRLVTLDEGPALRIRAWLDPALDAVKVLEQKLQAGPASEARREYDETLERLVTGLETLSREVMDVAGPEGDV; the protein is encoded by the coding sequence ATGACTTGGCGGGGCACTCTTCCTGCCGCCTGCTGGGAGGCCCGCGAGGCCCCGGCCATCATTCCGGTTGAGGCAGAGAGCACTTCTAACGGGGTGTTCCTCGCCACGCACAGCTCGATCCCGATCCTCCTGCGCGACCAGGTGGACAGCGCGATAGGCGGCACCGTCGTCGACGAGCACAGCCTGCGGCGCGCCGTCGAGGAACTGCCAGCGGACCAGCCCATCATCCCCATCCTCGGGAAGTCGGGCACAGGGAAGTCGCACCTGATCCGCTGGCTTCGCATCAACCTGAAGCCCAACGACGCGACGCGGCTGATCTTTGTCCCCAAACACCGCATGTCGCTGCGCGGGATCCTCGAACTCATCCTGGAACACGCCACCAGCGAACGCGCCGAGGAGTTGCGTGCCAAGGTTGCCGCTGCTTCGGATGCTGCCGCGGACGAAACCACAGCACAGCTTCGCCTGCGCAACGAGTTGGCTGTCCTGGTCGAGACCCGCGGAGCAGATAAAGACGGCACGCCCGAGGAGAACGATCTCCGCGCCTTCCTTGCTTCTGCGGAGGGCCTGCCCGCCCTGCTGGGCGACCCCGTCTTCCGCAGGCGATTGCTCGCCGACAACGGTCCCATCGCGCGTCTGGTCCGGGAAAAGCTCTCCGGCAAGGGTTCGGAGGACAAGGAGGACGCGTTCGGTTTCAGCGCAGCAGACCTGGACCTTTCGGTCGATGATGTCAGCAAGGCCGGCGCCGACGCTGCCAGTGTCGCCAGCGCACTCGCCAGCGATGCTCCCCTGCGGGACCTGGCAGCGAAGATGCTCAACGAGCAACTCGGACCGGCGGTCAGCGAGGTCTTCGGAATCGGGGGAGACGACCTCAAGCAACTCCTCGTCGAACTACGCCTCGACCTGCACAAGCAGGGGCTGGAACTCCTCCTCCTGATCGAGGACTTTTCGATCTTCCAAGGCATCCAGGGCGGTCTTATCGACGCGATCACTTTGCTGCCCACCGAGACGCTTGCCCTGTGCCCGATGCGTGTCGTCATGGCCGTCACCACTGGTTACTTCGTCAACCAGATGCCGGAGACGGTGTACACGCGGACCTACAAGGTCTTCGATCTCGAACTCCCCGCGGACAAGACAGCCCCGTTCGACCCCGCAGGGTTCGCCGCCCGGTACCTAAACGCGGTACGCGTCGGCTCCAAAGAGATCGACAGGCACCGCACGGACGAACGCCCGGAGCCCAACCACTGTCTGCAATGCCCCGTCCGGGACAAGTGCCACCAGGCGTTCGGGGAGGTTGAAGGCGTCGGTCTGTTCCCGTTCAGCAGGACGGCACTCGACCGGGCCATCCGCAGCCAGTCCAAGGGTGATGCCTTTGTCGCGCGCGACGTGCTGACCCGCGTCCTGCGCCCCGTCCTCCACCGTGACCAGACCGAACTCGACGAAGGCCGTTTTCCCAGCGCCGGATTCGAGAACGACTTCCACATCGGCGCGCTGGACATCCTCGACAACGTCGAGGACCACGTCCGGCTGCGCACGCCAGGTGACCCCGCACTCTCCGAGCGCCGCGTCCGGATGGTCCGCTTTTGGGGGACAGGCCACGGACCGCAGAACCTTCACCCGGCGATCCACGAAGCATTCGCCGTCCCGCCCCTGCCTGACCTCACTACAGAGCAGCAGACTCTCCCGCATCAGTCGTCACGGCAGAAGCCCAGCCTGCCCGTGGATAAAACGCGTCAGGCATCCGTTGTGGCGGACCCGCCTCCCCCGCCGCCCCCGTCCCCGGCGGCTTCGAAGCCGCCTTTGGTCCAGGCGGTCGACGAATGGCACAACAGCGGCAAGCTTCTTCAGAGCCACCGCAACGAACTCCGGAAGATCGTGCACACTGCCGTCATCGGCTGTCTGGGACTCGAAGACGGATACGGAGGCGACAGCGGAGACTGGACCAAGGGAAGGGCGGAACTCGCGCCGAGCTTTGATGCGAACACCTCGATCGCGCTGGACGGCAGTGGCCTGCAGACCGCGCTGATCTCGATCGACCACCGCAATGTGGAGGACGTCCGCGTTCTTCGTGCCCTCGCCTGGGTGAACGCGAAGGAGTCCTGGGAGAACGTGGAACAGGGCGATGCACTGCAGAGCCTGTGCGTGAACAAGGTCCAGGAATGGGCGGACAGCGTGTCCGCTTTCCTCCTTCCTCCGCAAGGTGACGACGCCGAACTGGCCCGGCTTGCGCACGCCCTTCTGTCCGTCAGCAGGGCCCTGGGGATCGCCGACTCGTACAAGAGCGACGCACTCAGCCGGGTTAAGGCGCTCTTCGCCAGCCCGCCGAGGCTGGCCGATGCCACGCAACGGCCCTACACGCGACGACTGCAGGACCGCTTCGCCAACGCTGACCCGAAGGCGGATCGAAACCTCCTTCAGCGGCGGCTGCTCCGCTTGACGTCCTACCGCCAAGGCACCGGCAAGCCGCTGGCCGTTGATCTGCCGCGCCTTGTGCGGGTAGTGCGCGATGACGCGGCTGCTGCGCCCTGGCCTGAGCATGTCCCCGAGCAGATCAGGAACTTGGCGGACGGTATCGAGAAGCGCGTCACCACGCTGGATCCGCTGCTCGACGAAACCCGACGGCTGGTACCCGACGTGAGCGATCTCGGCGGTGACGTCGCCGAGGTGGCCCATGCCCTGACCACCCTGCTCTCCGACCTGGCGTCGCTTGGCCAGTCAGCCAACTCGATCAACGCGCCCGCCCTCCAGGGCGCGGCGAAGTCGGTGAAAGCCGGTGATCTGAAGAAGGTGAGGGACCTGAGTGAGGGCCTTGACGCCTGGCCCACCCTCACCGCCGATCAGCGCCTGCGCCTGGTGACTTTGGATGAAGGGCCGGCCCTGCGCATCCGAGCCTGGCTCGACCCTGCGCTGGACGCCGTGAAGGTACTGGAGCAAAAGCTCCAGGCCGGACCTGCCTCGGAAGCTCGCCGTGAGTACGACGAGACCCTCGAGAGGCTCGTTACCGGGCTGGAGACCTTGAGCCGTGAGGTCATGGACGTGGCCGGACCCGAGGGGGACGTATGA